A single genomic interval of Pseudomonas sp. FeN3W harbors:
- a CDS encoding efflux RND transporter periplasmic adaptor subunit has protein sequence MTFQLKRLAVVLSLPLIISTASLVALSTSVFAQAADEGKEVLYWYDPMYPQQKFDEPGKSPFMDMDLVPRYADEGGDGASMSIDPSVTQNLGMRLATATRESISQSLEATGALMFDERDVAVVQARAGGFVERVYDRAPEDVIEKGAPLADLLIPEWAAAQEEYLALRKIGEPQLLAAARQRLRLAGMPAEVIAQLERTGKARPVWTVTSPIGGVLESLDVREGMTVPAGASLARVNGLDTVWLEVAVPEAQIAHLAPGQSVTARLPAFSGETLEGTIQTVLSQANLDSRTVRVRVELPNPQQRLRPGMTAEVTLSRNVEDALVIPTEAVIRTGRRALVMLAEDEGRYRPVEVRTGREFDDKTEVLEGLEAGQKVVASGQFLLDSEASLRGLTAQGLEQPTSSTGPALHEAEGTVVSLEDGMVGLSHGPFKTLNMPGMTMSFPVADQSLLSGLQTGDRVRVGVRESDEGLIIERIEKLGGQQ, from the coding sequence ATGACATTTCAACTCAAACGGCTGGCCGTCGTCCTAAGCCTCCCGCTGATTATCAGTACGGCGAGCCTTGTCGCTCTGTCTACTTCTGTCTTTGCCCAAGCGGCAGATGAAGGCAAGGAGGTGCTTTATTGGTACGACCCGATGTATCCGCAACAGAAGTTCGATGAGCCAGGAAAGTCCCCATTCATGGACATGGATCTAGTCCCGCGCTATGCCGATGAGGGAGGCGACGGGGCGTCGATGAGCATCGATCCGAGCGTGACGCAGAACCTTGGCATGCGCCTGGCGACCGCAACACGTGAGTCAATTAGCCAATCGCTCGAAGCCACAGGTGCATTGATGTTTGACGAGCGAGACGTGGCTGTCGTGCAGGCGCGCGCCGGGGGCTTCGTCGAGCGCGTCTACGACCGAGCGCCGGAAGACGTCATTGAGAAAGGGGCGCCGCTTGCAGATCTGCTTATCCCTGAGTGGGCTGCTGCACAGGAAGAGTACCTAGCACTGAGAAAGATCGGCGAACCCCAGCTGCTCGCAGCAGCCCGTCAGCGGTTGCGCCTTGCCGGCATGCCGGCAGAGGTCATTGCGCAGCTGGAACGGACCGGTAAAGCGCGCCCCGTCTGGACCGTGACGAGCCCGATCGGTGGCGTATTAGAAAGTCTTGATGTCCGCGAGGGCATGACCGTACCCGCCGGCGCATCTCTTGCGCGTGTCAATGGGCTGGACACGGTTTGGCTAGAAGTTGCAGTACCAGAGGCGCAGATCGCACATTTAGCGCCTGGGCAATCAGTAACTGCGCGCCTGCCCGCTTTTTCGGGCGAAACGCTGGAAGGAACGATCCAGACTGTACTATCGCAGGCCAACCTGGATAGCCGCACTGTGCGTGTCCGGGTTGAGCTACCTAACCCACAACAGCGGCTTCGTCCTGGCATGACGGCCGAGGTGACGTTGAGTCGCAATGTTGAAGATGCCTTGGTCATCCCAACCGAGGCGGTCATTCGCACCGGCCGGCGAGCATTGGTGATGCTCGCTGAGGATGAAGGCCGTTACCGTCCCGTTGAGGTCCGCACCGGTCGAGAATTCGATGACAAAACAGAGGTACTTGAAGGGCTGGAAGCCGGTCAGAAGGTGGTGGCGTCCGGTCAGTTCCTCCTGGATTCCGAGGCTAGCCTACGCGGACTGACCGCTCAGGGTTTGGAGCAGCCTACATCTTCCACCGGACCTGCTTTGCACGAGGCTGAAGGCACGGTCGTCAGCCTGGAAGATGGCATGGTTGGCCTGTCACATGGGCCGTTCAAGACGCTGAACATGCCTGGGATGACCATGTCCTTCCCGGTTGCCGATCAGTCCCTCTTATCAGGCTTGCAAACGGGCGACCGCGTCCGTGTTGGCGTGCGTGAAAGCGACGAAGGCCTGATCATCGAGCGCATCGAGAAGCTCGGGGGCCAGCAATGA
- a CDS encoding efflux RND transporter permease subunit, translating into MIAAIIRWSVANRFLILLATLFAVAWGIWSVKNTAVDALPDLSDVQVIIRTPYPGQAPQIVENQVTYPLTTTMLSVPGAKTVRGYSFFGDSYVYVLFEDGTDLYWARSRVLEYLSQVQSRLPAAAKPALGPDATGVGWIYQYALVDRTGKHDLSQLRSLQDWFLRYELKTLPNVAEVAPIGGMVKQYQVVLDPVRMASRGVTQQQIAKAIDEANRETGGSVLELAETEFMVRATGYLETLKDFRAIPLRLDGGVPVTLGDVAHIQLGPEMRRGIAELDGEGEVVGGVVILRSGKNARETIAAVQTKLDELKASLPEGVEIVTTYDRSKLIDSAVENLTHKLIEEFIVVALVCAIFLWHLRSSLVAIVSLPIGILIAFIIMQRQGINANIMSLGGIAIAIGAMVDAAIVMIENAHKHIEGWHKRHPGSTLKGQEHWKVITDAAVEVGPALFFSLLIITLSFIPVFTLEAQEGRLFGPLAFTKTYAMAAAAGLSVTLVPVLMGYWIRGKIPDEHRNPLNRGLIWIYKPALDAVLRWPKMTLLVAVLVFLTGLWPASRLGGEFLPPLDEGDLLYMPTALPGLSAQKASELLQQTDRLIKTVPEVAHVFGKAGRADTATDPAPLEMFETTIQFKPKDQWRPGMTPEKLVDELDRTVQVPGLANLWIPPIRNRIDMLATGIKSPIGVKVYGTDLAQIDKATLAVEQIAKTVPGVSSALAERLTGGRYIDVDIDRVAAARYGLNIADVQSIVAGAIGGQTIGETVEGLARYPINLRYGREWRDSITDLRNLPIYTPQGSQITLGTVAKVQVTDGPPMLKSENARLSGWVYVDVRGRDMAAVVGDLRKKISEGVQLESGMSISYSGQFEFMERANAKLKLVVPATLLIIFVLLYLTFAGFGEALLIMATLPFALTGGVWFLYLLGYNLSVATGIGFIALAGVSAEFGVIMLLYLKNAWIERLDAGAQSEGALLDAIREGAVQRVRPKAMTVAVIIAGLLPILWGSGTGSEIMSRIAAPMVGGMITAPLLSLFVLPAAYLLMRRRQLRVTPQQATNSPGEHL; encoded by the coding sequence ATGATCGCAGCCATAATCCGATGGTCAGTGGCCAACCGCTTTCTGATCTTGCTCGCCACTTTGTTTGCGGTCGCCTGGGGTATCTGGTCGGTCAAGAACACCGCTGTCGATGCGTTGCCAGACCTTTCCGACGTTCAGGTCATAATTCGCACGCCATACCCAGGGCAGGCGCCGCAGATTGTCGAGAATCAGGTCACCTACCCGCTGACGACGACCATGCTGTCTGTCCCCGGCGCGAAGACAGTCCGCGGCTACTCCTTCTTCGGGGATAGCTACGTGTACGTCCTGTTCGAGGACGGCACAGACCTCTATTGGGCCCGTTCGCGGGTGCTTGAGTACCTGAGTCAGGTGCAGAGTCGGCTTCCCGCTGCCGCCAAACCTGCCTTGGGGCCCGACGCCACGGGTGTTGGTTGGATCTACCAGTATGCTTTGGTGGACCGAACGGGCAAACATGACCTCTCGCAGCTGCGCTCCCTGCAGGACTGGTTTCTGCGCTATGAGCTCAAAACATTGCCCAACGTGGCGGAAGTCGCGCCCATAGGCGGGATGGTCAAGCAGTACCAGGTCGTACTCGATCCCGTACGCATGGCCAGCAGGGGCGTGACGCAGCAGCAGATTGCAAAGGCGATCGATGAGGCCAACCGTGAAACTGGCGGGAGTGTTCTGGAACTCGCAGAAACCGAGTTCATGGTTCGTGCGACAGGGTATCTGGAGACTCTCAAGGACTTTCGAGCCATTCCTTTGCGTCTCGACGGCGGCGTGCCTGTGACGCTAGGGGACGTTGCGCATATCCAGCTCGGCCCGGAAATGCGCAGGGGTATTGCCGAGCTTGATGGCGAAGGTGAGGTAGTCGGTGGAGTCGTTATCCTGCGTAGCGGCAAGAACGCTCGCGAAACCATCGCTGCCGTTCAAACCAAGCTTGATGAGCTCAAAGCGAGCCTTCCCGAAGGCGTCGAAATCGTCACGACTTACGACCGTAGCAAGCTGATCGACAGTGCCGTTGAAAACCTCACCCACAAGCTCATCGAGGAATTCATTGTCGTTGCGCTGGTTTGCGCAATATTCCTGTGGCACCTGCGCTCATCTCTGGTCGCCATCGTTTCGTTGCCGATCGGCATCCTGATTGCTTTTATCATCATGCAGCGGCAAGGCATCAACGCAAACATCATGTCGTTGGGCGGCATCGCGATCGCGATCGGAGCGATGGTCGACGCGGCAATCGTCATGATCGAAAACGCCCACAAGCACATCGAGGGCTGGCACAAGCGGCATCCTGGCTCAACTTTGAAGGGCCAAGAGCACTGGAAGGTAATCACTGACGCGGCCGTTGAAGTCGGGCCGGCACTGTTCTTCAGCCTGCTGATCATCACGCTGTCGTTCATACCAGTGTTCACCCTGGAGGCGCAGGAAGGCCGACTGTTCGGTCCACTGGCGTTCACCAAAACCTATGCAATGGCGGCCGCCGCGGGCCTGTCCGTCACGCTGGTTCCAGTACTCATGGGGTATTGGATACGGGGCAAAATCCCGGATGAACACCGCAATCCGCTCAACCGTGGCCTCATCTGGATCTACAAGCCGGCCCTGGATGCGGTGCTGCGCTGGCCCAAGATGACCCTGCTGGTGGCGGTTCTGGTTTTTCTGACTGGCTTGTGGCCCGCCTCTCGCCTCGGTGGGGAGTTCTTGCCACCGCTGGATGAAGGCGACCTCCTTTATATGCCCACTGCACTTCCAGGCCTCTCCGCTCAGAAGGCTTCCGAGCTATTGCAACAGACAGACCGGCTGATCAAAACGGTTCCAGAGGTCGCACATGTGTTCGGCAAGGCTGGTCGAGCCGACACCGCTACCGATCCCGCCCCGCTGGAAATGTTCGAGACGACCATCCAGTTCAAGCCGAAAGATCAGTGGCGCCCTGGGATGACGCCTGAAAAGCTGGTTGATGAGTTGGATCGCACCGTACAGGTACCTGGATTGGCCAATCTGTGGATCCCTCCGATTCGCAACCGCATCGATATGCTGGCGACGGGGATCAAGAGCCCGATAGGGGTGAAGGTATATGGCACTGACCTCGCGCAGATCGACAAAGCGACCCTGGCGGTCGAGCAGATCGCCAAAACGGTGCCTGGGGTCAGTTCGGCGCTCGCCGAGCGACTGACCGGCGGCCGGTACATCGATGTGGATATCGATCGTGTCGCCGCCGCACGCTATGGCTTGAATATCGCGGACGTGCAATCGATTGTGGCCGGTGCCATCGGTGGTCAAACCATTGGTGAAACCGTGGAAGGGCTCGCCAGGTATCCGATCAACCTCCGCTATGGTCGCGAATGGCGCGACTCGATAACCGATCTGCGCAACCTGCCTATCTACACGCCGCAAGGCAGTCAGATCACCTTGGGGACGGTGGCCAAGGTACAGGTGACCGATGGGCCGCCCATGCTCAAAAGCGAAAACGCAAGGCTATCGGGTTGGGTTTACGTTGATGTTCGTGGCCGCGACATGGCGGCGGTCGTGGGCGATCTGAGGAAAAAAATCAGCGAAGGGGTCCAACTCGAGTCCGGCATGAGCATCAGCTATTCCGGCCAATTCGAATTCATGGAGCGAGCTAATGCGAAGCTGAAGCTCGTCGTGCCGGCTACCTTGCTGATCATTTTTGTCTTGCTTTACCTCACGTTTGCCGGCTTTGGCGAGGCGCTGCTCATCATGGCTACGCTGCCATTCGCCCTGACCGGTGGCGTCTGGTTCCTGTATCTGCTGGGGTACAACCTCTCCGTCGCGACAGGTATCGGCTTCATTGCGCTCGCAGGGGTTTCTGCAGAGTTCGGTGTGATCATGTTGCTGTACCTAAAGAATGCCTGGATCGAGCGCCTTGATGCCGGAGCTCAAAGTGAGGGCGCCCTCCTCGACGCGATTCGCGAAGGCGCTGTGCAACGGGTGCGCCCTAAGGCCATGACTGTCGCAGTAATCATCGCCGGTCTGCTTCCCATCCTTTGGGGTAGCGGGACCGGCAGCGAAATCATGAGCCGCATCGCCGCGCCAATGGTAGGCGGCATGATCACCGCGCCTTTGCTCTCCTTGTTCGTTCTGCCGGCAGCTTACCTGCTGATGCGCCGCCGGCAATTGCGTGTAACACCCCAGCAAGCAACCAACTCCCCTGGAGAACATCTATGA
- a CDS encoding copper-binding protein, whose amino-acid sequence MNIKHITLASLFLVPVAYAADKEPMDGMPMDHKGMNMPMDQKSAGQTATATGTVKKVNTESGTVTIAHGPVEALGWPSMTMGFKAKPDQLQTLKEGDQVEFEFSSKGMDSTITRIEKQ is encoded by the coding sequence ATGAACATCAAGCACATCACCCTTGCCTCACTCTTCCTAGTACCAGTCGCCTATGCCGCCGACAAGGAGCCAATGGACGGCATGCCGATGGATCACAAAGGCATGAACATGCCAATGGACCAGAAGTCGGCGGGACAGACCGCTACAGCCACAGGTACGGTCAAGAAAGTAAACACCGAGAGCGGAACCGTCACCATTGCCCACGGCCCGGTCGAAGCGTTGGGCTGGCCGTCGATGACGATGGGCTTCAAAGCAAAGCCTGATCAGCTCCAAACGCTGAAAGAAGGGGACCAGGTCGAATTCGAGTTCTCCTCGAAAGGTATGGATTCCACCATTACGCGCATCGAAAAGCAGTAA
- a CDS encoding co-regulatory protein PtrA N-terminal domain-containing protein, with the protein MNRITKVIVPFILTVASSLAMAEGGSERTLNRLNDSAGAKPTLKELVKEGQVLSIAPAGATGTTRMIQNYRTSAQVQTYEMKVKTPDGKIHTVEFLSTPVGVNNG; encoded by the coding sequence ATGAACCGCATAACCAAAGTAATCGTTCCTTTTATTCTGACCGTTGCTTCCTCGCTTGCAATGGCCGAAGGCGGAAGCGAACGTACGCTGAATCGCTTAAATGACTCGGCAGGAGCAAAGCCCACCCTTAAGGAGCTTGTCAAAGAGGGTCAAGTGCTGAGCATCGCACCTGCAGGGGCGACCGGCACGACTCGAATGATTCAAAACTATAGAACTAGTGCCCAAGTCCAGACGTATGAGATGAAGGTCAAGACCCCCGACGGGAAGATCCATACGGTAGAGTTCCTGAGCACCCCAGTTGGCGTGAACAATGGCTAA
- a CDS encoding DUF2933 domain-containing protein encodes MSSIISKIKSVLQRNPVVTGLTAAVVGYMLLNQSTAALATTLPSLLFLLPCLLMMVVCMKHMSSGKCDKPKEPNVGENTLLSKSE; translated from the coding sequence ATGAGCAGCATAATATCCAAGATTAAAAGCGTACTGCAGCGCAATCCGGTCGTAACGGGGTTAACCGCAGCTGTGGTTGGCTACATGCTACTGAACCAAAGCACTGCGGCGTTGGCAACAACGCTGCCAAGCCTGCTCTTTCTCTTGCCCTGCTTGTTGATGATGGTCGTATGCATGAAGCATATGTCTAGCGGTAAGTGCGACAAGCCCAAGGAGCCCAACGTTGGCGAAAACACCTTGTTAAGCAAAAGCGAATAA
- a CDS encoding IS30-like element ISPsp7 family transposase — protein sequence MSYTELSVEERATIQIGRTQGFSLRRIACLINRSPSTISRELRRNRGACGGYSARLAQQQMQARRQVCRPMRKLLPGSERFELVTHMLRERLSPEQIAGKLRSMNIPNLRDAYVCRETIYNAIYALPVGELRKELIICLRQGKTTRRPRSGGVDRRGQIPEMVSIHVRPPEIEDRLMPGHWEGDLIKGKANASSVGTLVERTSGYLMLVKMNDATATSALEGFSAALNSMPLEMRKSMTYDQGREMARHAEITQRTGVAIYFCDPHSPWQRGSNENINGLIRQYLPKGTDLSVHSQEELDAIALQLNMRPRKRFDFKCPIEVMGEVMQNAMAMRHDAPVSIQ from the coding sequence ATGTCTTATACCGAACTCAGCGTTGAAGAGCGCGCCACCATTCAAATCGGTCGTACCCAAGGCTTCAGCCTGCGCAGGATTGCCTGCTTGATCAACCGATCCCCTTCGACCATCAGCCGTGAGCTGCGCCGTAACCGAGGTGCTTGCGGTGGCTACTCGGCCCGCCTGGCCCAGCAGCAAATGCAGGCCCGCCGCCAGGTTTGTCGACCGATGCGAAAACTGTTGCCGGGTAGCGAGCGCTTCGAACTGGTGACCCATATGCTGCGTGAGCGTTTGTCTCCCGAGCAGATTGCCGGCAAGCTGCGCAGCATGAACATACCCAACCTGCGAGATGCCTACGTCTGTCGCGAGACGATCTACAACGCGATCTATGCCCTGCCAGTGGGTGAGCTGCGTAAGGAGCTGATCATCTGTCTGCGCCAAGGCAAGACGACGCGCCGGCCGCGCTCTGGTGGCGTGGATCGGCGCGGCCAGATCCCCGAGATGGTCAGTATTCATGTGCGCCCGCCGGAGATTGAAGACAGGCTGATGCCGGGGCATTGGGAAGGCGACCTCATCAAGGGTAAGGCCAACGCCTCGTCCGTCGGTACGCTGGTGGAACGCACCAGTGGCTACCTGATGTTGGTGAAGATGAACGACGCGACGGCGACTTCGGCGCTGGAAGGCTTCAGCGCCGCGCTCAATAGCATGCCGCTGGAGATGCGCAAGAGCATGACTTACGACCAGGGCCGGGAGATGGCGCGACACGCCGAGATCACCCAAAGAACCGGCGTGGCGATCTACTTCTGCGACCCGCACAGCCCCTGGCAGCGCGGCAGCAACGAAAACATCAACGGCCTGATTCGCCAGTACTTGCCCAAGGGCACAGACCTGTCGGTACATAGCCAGGAGGAGCTGGACGCCATTGCGCTGCAACTGAACATGCGACCGCGCAAGCGCTTCGACTTCAAATGCCCCATCGAGGTGATGGGAGAGGTCATGCAAAATGCCATGGCAATGCGGCATGATGCTCCGGTTTCAATTCAATAA
- a CDS encoding heavy metal sensor histidine kinase — protein MPGELHELVDNFNEMLSRLDDSFLRLSGFSADIAHELRTPLNSMLTQMEVALLRDRENTDYKDILYSALEELRRMSKMVDDMLFLAKADNGKITPNAEDASMAEITASVIEYYELAAEDKKVEIALSGDGSVHGDKSMLRRAVSNIVSNAVRYAEEGSTISVEISESGGSVCTAISNRGTTIPAELQARVFDRFYRVDTARREGTTMNAGLGMAITRSIVEAHKGRIACESAEGHTTFTMTLPKLMSS, from the coding sequence GTGCCAGGCGAGCTGCATGAACTCGTAGACAACTTCAACGAAATGCTTTCGCGCTTGGACGACTCTTTTCTCAGATTGTCAGGTTTCTCAGCGGATATCGCGCATGAGCTAAGAACGCCGCTGAACAGCATGCTTACCCAAATGGAGGTCGCGCTCTTGCGCGACCGCGAGAATACCGACTACAAAGACATTTTGTATTCCGCCCTCGAAGAACTTAGGCGCATGTCAAAGATGGTCGATGACATGCTATTCCTCGCCAAGGCGGACAACGGGAAGATTACGCCCAATGCCGAAGATGCCAGCATGGCTGAGATTACCGCGAGCGTTATCGAATATTACGAGCTTGCAGCCGAGGACAAAAAGGTAGAAATCGCGCTTTCAGGCGATGGATCGGTACATGGCGATAAATCGATGCTGAGACGGGCCGTCTCAAACATAGTCTCTAACGCAGTTCGATATGCAGAGGAAGGCAGCACCATCAGCGTTGAAATAAGCGAGAGCGGTGGCTCGGTTTGCACAGCCATATCCAACCGAGGCACAACGATTCCAGCCGAGCTTCAGGCCCGAGTGTTTGATCGATTCTATAGGGTCGACACCGCAAGGCGCGAAGGAACCACCATGAATGCGGGCCTCGGCATGGCTATCACTCGTTCGATAGTCGAAGCGCACAAAGGGCGCATCGCTTGCGAATCAGCTGAGGGGCATACGACTTTCACAATGACGCTTCCAAAGCTTATGTCTAGTTAA
- the flgB gene encoding flagellar basal body rod protein FlgB, with translation MRISFEKAVGGPEKTLLYTAKRAEVLSNNIANADTPNFKVRDLNFASVLAAQNKQAINTEFSLAKTNQSHINTGGLEVTLSDAALLYRVPNQPSLDQNTVDVQVEQAKYAENSIRFQAAFTRLNGAFKGLMMALKGE, from the coding sequence ATGAGGATTAGTTTCGAAAAGGCTGTAGGCGGGCCAGAAAAAACGCTCCTCTACACTGCCAAAAGGGCAGAGGTGCTGAGCAACAATATAGCCAATGCTGATACACCCAATTTCAAAGTCAGGGATTTGAATTTTGCCTCGGTGCTTGCCGCTCAAAACAAGCAGGCAATTAACACTGAGTTTTCACTGGCCAAAACTAACCAGAGCCATATAAATACTGGTGGCTTGGAGGTTACTCTTAGCGATGCGGCCCTACTCTACAGGGTTCCCAATCAACCATCGCTTGATCAGAACACAGTAGACGTTCAGGTTGAACAAGCAAAATATGCGGAAAATTCGATTCGTTTCCAGGCTGCATTTACTCGGCTGAACGGCGCATTCAAGGGTTTAATGATGGCCCTGAAAGGTGAGTGA
- a CDS encoding co-regulatory protein PtrA N-terminal domain-containing protein, whose translation MKSLIPFYLVGSLMLSPMALAEGGSDRTLERLQQLRDKAEAVLVQAEKAPVCERQVHMKEHMGMLEEMMSQLHKDHPGPNVSTEEHLAWMEKHDKLVDDVLEQMIREHKLMTADRECHQ comes from the coding sequence ATGAAATCGTTGATACCTTTTTACCTTGTCGGATCGCTGATGCTGTCTCCCATGGCTTTGGCTGAAGGAGGAAGCGACCGCACTCTCGAGCGCCTTCAGCAACTGCGCGATAAAGCTGAAGCGGTTTTGGTTCAAGCAGAGAAAGCGCCAGTCTGCGAGCGCCAAGTGCATATGAAAGAACATATGGGAATGCTCGAAGAAATGATGAGCCAGCTCCATAAAGATCATCCAGGACCAAACGTCTCTACCGAGGAGCATTTGGCTTGGATGGAGAAGCACGACAAATTGGTAGACGACGTACTGGAACAAATGATTCGCGAGCATAAGCTGATGACGGCTGATAGGGAGTGTCATCAGTAA
- a CDS encoding SDR family NAD(P)-dependent oxidoreductase, whose amino-acid sequence MLLLLLTALQLSGCAVSPRLKPSDQPSVAGKTFVITGASSGFGRGVALRLAALQGDVVLAARRTAVLEELATQIREAGGSALVVTTDVSKPADIQGLAQAAIERFGSIDVWINNAAVGALGRFEDVPVEDHARVVDVNLKGVIYGSHAAMRQFRTQGFGTLVNVGSVESEIPLAYHASYAATKGGVMNLGAAIAEEIRLSGSETISVATVMPWAVDTPFWEHAANYTGGTPRMAAMDGPEQVVEAIAWVSVNPRKRLPVGWKARGAVISHSLFPSLTERIAANIAHRWQIEKAPPAPPTTGSLYKPMHSGTGVEGGVRERMEREETAREQSK is encoded by the coding sequence TTGCTGCTGCTTCTGCTTACCGCCCTGCAACTCAGTGGCTGCGCCGTTTCCCCACGCCTGAAACCAAGCGACCAGCCAAGCGTAGCTGGCAAAACCTTCGTCATCACTGGTGCCTCCAGTGGCTTCGGTCGCGGCGTGGCGCTCAGGCTTGCCGCTTTGCAAGGCGACGTGGTGCTGGCGGCCCGCCGAACCGCGGTGCTCGAAGAACTGGCTACGCAGATACGCGAGGCAGGAGGGTCGGCACTCGTAGTGACCACCGATGTGAGCAAACCAGCCGACATACAAGGCCTGGCCCAAGCCGCCATCGAACGCTTCGGCAGTATCGACGTGTGGATCAACAACGCAGCGGTCGGAGCACTGGGGCGCTTCGAAGACGTCCCCGTCGAGGACCATGCGCGGGTTGTGGACGTCAATCTCAAGGGCGTGATCTACGGAAGCCACGCGGCCATGCGCCAGTTCAGAACTCAGGGCTTCGGCACGCTGGTCAACGTCGGCTCGGTCGAGAGCGAGATACCGCTGGCTTACCATGCCTCCTACGCAGCGACCAAAGGTGGAGTGATGAATCTCGGGGCAGCAATCGCCGAGGAGATTCGCCTGAGCGGCAGCGAGACTATTAGTGTCGCCACTGTTATGCCCTGGGCTGTGGACACACCGTTCTGGGAACACGCGGCCAACTACACCGGCGGCACGCCACGCATGGCCGCAATGGACGGCCCTGAGCAGGTGGTTGAAGCCATCGCCTGGGTCTCGGTCAACCCGCGCAAACGTCTGCCGGTAGGCTGGAAAGCCCGGGGCGCAGTGATCTCGCATTCGCTGTTCCCCTCTCTCACCGAGCGAATCGCGGCGAACATCGCGCACCGCTGGCAGATCGAAAAAGCTCCGCCAGCACCGCCAACAACGGGTTCGCTTTACAAGCCAATGCACTCTGGCACTGGTGTGGAAGGCGGCGTGCGTGAACGTATGGAGCGGGAAGAGACTGCACGAGAGCAATCGAAATAA